A genome region from Arachis duranensis cultivar V14167 chromosome 8, aradu.V14167.gnm2.J7QH, whole genome shotgun sequence includes the following:
- the LOC107460716 gene encoding uncharacterized protein LOC107460716: protein MIVDLAVVTVLRSYNETAFLVWEGHEFQYQDELAKLVVSLECFFRFDVPAQTSRDTKETLLKVTRILSAVRKLPLARTESATGSASDLDSMPLESDVCGTLPLQLNDEKDRKLDSTEESAELECLAKPILEDIASLVQKGSQVSFYILLPFIFK, encoded by the exons ATGATCGTTGATTTGGCTGTGGTTACTGTTCTAAGGTCGTATAATGAGACTGCATTTTTG GTTTGGGAAGGACATGAATTTCAGTACCAAGATGAACTTGCCAAATTGGTGGTGTCTCTAGAATGTTTCTTTAGGTTCGATGTGCCGGCTCAGACTTCAAGAGATACCAAAGAGACCTTGCTCAAAGTCACAAGGATACTTAGTGCTGTTAGGAAGCTGCCCTTAGCTAGAACTGAAAGCGCAACTGGTTCGGCTTCTGACTTGGATTCTATGCCTCTGGAATCAGATGTGTGTGGCACTCTACCACTGCAGCTGAATGATGAAAAGGATAGGAAACTTGATTCTACTGAGGAATCTGCCGAATTAGAGTGCCTTGCTAAGCCAATCTTGGAAGATATTGCCAGCCTTGTGCAGAAAGGTAGCCAAGTAAGTTTCTATATTCTTCTGCCATTTATCTTCAAGTGA
- the LOC127739582 gene encoding uncharacterized protein LOC127739582, whose amino-acid sequence MGLWTLLEGFMLLANALAILNEDRFLAPRGWGLSDFSSGRTKSFKDQLIGLIYATQYLRVPLILLNSICIILKFVSG is encoded by the coding sequence ATGGGTTTGTGGACATTACTTGAGGGGTTCATGCTTCTTGCAAATGCACTAGCGATACTAAATGAGGACCGATTTCTGGCACCTAGAGGATGGGGCTTATCTGATTTTTCAAGTGGCAGGACAAAATCTTTCAAAGACCAGCTCATAGGTCTTATTTACGCAACTCAGTACCTAAGAGTTCCTCTCATACTTCTCAACTCCATCTGCATCATTTTGAAATTTGTTTCTGGGTAa